One Desulfovibrio sp. X2 genomic window, GGATTCCGCTCGGGCGGGCGGGACTTCCCATGAATCTCCGGGCAACGGCAGGCGGAACGGACGGACGCATGAAGAGACTGGACGACTTCTCCATCGGCACGAAGCTCAAGACCGGCTTCCTGGTAATGATCTGTCTGACGGTGCTCGTGGGCGCCGTCTCGTTTTTCCAGATCCGCACCCTGGCGCAGATAACGCAGGACCTCTACGACCATCCCTTCGCGGTCAGCAAGGCCATGCTCGGCATCCAGAAGGCGCTGCACGTCATCGACGGGCAGGTCGACCGCATGGACCAGGACGCCGGGCCGGACACGATCATCGACGCCTCGCGCACCATCGACCGCCAGAACGAGGCCGTGCAGCAGTTCTTCTCGCAGGTCACGGAGCGCTACCGGGGCGACCTGCAGGACGTGCGCGCGGCCCAGGATGCCTTCGCCGAGAGCCGCAGGCGCGTGGCCGAGGTGCTGCACGTGTTCCGCGAGAAAAGGTTCGCCGACCTGACCGCCACGCGCGACGACGCCCACGCGAGCCTCGGCATAGCGCTCTCCAAGACCGTGACCATGATCGACTTCGCCCAGCGCGAGGCGACGCAGTACATCGCCGACGCCGGGGTCGAGCGCGGGCGGGCCTACCTGATCATGGGCATCCTCCTGGCCCTGACCACCCTCTTCGGCGTCACCGTGGCCGTGGTCAGCGCGCGGCAGGTGGCCGCGCCCCTGGCCGAGGTGGTGGCCCGCATCCGCCGCGTGGCCCAGGGCGACCCGGGCGAGGACGTGGAGGTCGCGCGCGACGACGAGATCGGCGAACTCTTCGATTCCTTCCGCATCATGCGCCAGAGCCTGAAGAGCAAGATCGAGCTGGCCGAGGCCATCGCCTCCGGCGAGTACGGCCGCCACGACCCCCTGGCCGGAGAGCGCGACGCCCTGGGCCTGGCCCTGAACAGGATGTCCGAGTCCCTGCGCGAGGGGGCCGAGGCGCAGCAGCGCGAGCTGTGGTTCAAGACCGGCCGCAACGAGCTGGCCGCCCTGCTCGTGGGCGAGAAGGAGATCCACGCCCTCGGCCGCGAGATCGTCGCCTATCTGGCGACCTACCTCGACGCCCAGGTGGGCGCCCTCTACACCCGCCTGGAGGGCGAGGACTTCACCCTGCTCGCGGGCTACGCCGTGGACCCCGAGGCCACCGTGCGCTCGTTCGCTCCCGGCGAGGGGCTGCTGGGCCAGGCGGCCGCAGAGGGCCGCATGGTCGGCGCCAGCGACGTGCCCGAGGACTACGTCCGGGTCAGCTCGGCGCTGGGCTCGGCCCTGCCGCGCCACATCGTGGCCGTGCCCTTCCTCTACGACGGCCGGGTCATCGGCGTGCTCGAGCTCGGCTCCTTCGCCGCCTTCGCCGAGCTCAAGCTCGAGTTCCTGCGCACCGTGGCCTGGGCGCTGGGCGTGGCCTGCCACACGGCCGCGGCCCAGGCGCGCCTGCGCGAGCTCCTCGAGGGGTCGCGCCTGCTGAACGAGCGCCTGAAGGCCCAGCAGGAGGAGCTGCGCGCCTCCAACGAGGAGTTGGAGCAGCAGGGCGCGGCGCTTCGCGCCAGCGAGGAGGAGCTCAGGCAGCAGCAGGAGGAGCTGCAGGCCATCAACGAGGAGCTCGAGGAGAAGAACGAGTTCCTGGAGAAGAACAAGAGCGAGATGGCGCTCAAGAACCTCGAGCTCGAGGACATCCGCCGCGGGCTCGAGCGCAAGGCCGTGGAGCTCGACCGCTCCAGCCGCTACAAATCCGAATTCCTGGCCAACATGAGCCACGAGCTGCGCACCCCGCTGAACAGCCTGCTGCTCCTCTCGCGCAACCTCATGGACAACCCCGAGGGCAACCTGAGCGACACCCAGCTCGAGTTCGCCCGGGTCATCCACAGGAGCGGCAACGACCTCCTGTCGCTCATCAACGACATCCTGGACCTCTCGAAGATCGAGGCGGGCAAGATGGTCCTCTCGGTCGAGGACGTGACCCCGGGCGAGCTGGCCGCCTCGCTCGAGCTCTTCCGGACCATGGTCGAGGAGAAGGGGCTCGTCTATGCCGTCGAGCTCGAGCCCGGACTCCCCGAGAGCATCCGCACGGACCGGCAGCGCACCGAGCAGATCCTGCGCAACTTCCTCTCCAACGCCCTCAAGTTCACGGCGCAGGGCTCCGTCACCGTCAGCTTCCACCGTCCCAGGCCCGACGCCAGGCTCAGGCGCGCGGGGCAGGATCCGGCCCTGGCGCTCGGCGTGACCGTGGCCGACACGGGCATCGGCATCTCCGAGGA contains:
- a CDS encoding response regulator, translating into MKRLDDFSIGTKLKTGFLVMICLTVLVGAVSFFQIRTLAQITQDLYDHPFAVSKAMLGIQKALHVIDGQVDRMDQDAGPDTIIDASRTIDRQNEAVQQFFSQVTERYRGDLQDVRAAQDAFAESRRRVAEVLHVFREKRFADLTATRDDAHASLGIALSKTVTMIDFAQREATQYIADAGVERGRAYLIMGILLALTTLFGVTVAVVSARQVAAPLAEVVARIRRVAQGDPGEDVEVARDDEIGELFDSFRIMRQSLKSKIELAEAIASGEYGRHDPLAGERDALGLALNRMSESLREGAEAQQRELWFKTGRNELAALLVGEKEIHALGREIVAYLATYLDAQVGALYTRLEGEDFTLLAGYAVDPEATVRSFAPGEGLLGQAAAEGRMVGASDVPEDYVRVSSALGSALPRHIVAVPFLYDGRVIGVLELGSFAAFAELKLEFLRTVAWALGVACHTAAAQARLRELLEGSRLLNERLKAQQEELRASNEELEQQGAALRASEEELRQQQEELQAINEELEEKNEFLEKNKSEMALKNLELEDIRRGLERKAVELDRSSRYKSEFLANMSHELRTPLNSLLLLSRNLMDNPEGNLSDTQLEFARVIHRSGNDLLSLINDILDLSKIEAGKMVLSVEDVTPGELAASLELFRTMVEEKGLVYAVELEPGLPESIRTDRQRTEQILRNFLSNALKFTAQGSVTVSFHRPRPDARLRRAGQDPALALGVTVADTGIGISEDKHEEIFEAFQQAEGGTSRKYGGTGLGLSICRELARLLGGEIVLQSAPGEGSRFTLYLPPELPADQEAGQASGQAAGQASGQTAPARPAPRSAAKPEAVRPAAPRSTGPFPPFVPDDRDVLAQGERSILIVEDDEAFARILVDQCRRKGLRALAAQTGEEGLALAASHSPSAVILDIRLPGMDGWEVLEELKQDPALRHIPVHVMSGVENPSEAMRRGAVGYLEKPAQREALEEVVAGLESFMKREIKDLLLIEDNPDMRTAIVALVGDMDVRIEEAPSGAEAMKALREKHFDCVILDLGLPDMSGFELLTRLQNDPDVSVPPVIVYTGREMSKEEGLLRTLADSIIIKGVKSEERLLDETALFLHQVVKRLPRVKRETIVSLHDKDAQLKGKTVLLVDDDMRNLFALSHVLEQRGVTVLKAEDGQRALDVLAAAPEVDMVILDVMMPVMDGYETARRIRADKRFEKLPVIALTAKAMREDREKCIEAGASDYLAKPVDLDRLLSMMRVWLFR